In Spinacia oleracea cultivar Varoflay chromosome 5, BTI_SOV_V1, whole genome shotgun sequence, a single window of DNA contains:
- the LOC130461413 gene encoding uncharacterized protein — MLKVQGIPLPTTNIPDTHIWGPTPVKVRLQVDLCHDKGSPLQGASPLPRSPTLPPTLVAWEPPPPSIFKLNFDGSLRGSAAATGIIIRNHHGSLLQAKALNLGHPSILFGEASTLHQGLILATQLDIRDIIVEGENLQVINAIKILWSVPWKIANIIEDSKILLKVQLSSNSSCFEESKSSS; from the exons ATGTTGAAAGTGCAGGGGATTCCCTTGCCAACCACAAATATTCCTGATACTCATATTTGGGGACCCACCCCAGTG AAAGTCCGTCTTCAAGTGGACCTATGTCATGATAAGGGCTCTCCTCTTCAAGGAGCTTCTCCCCTTCCCCGTTCCCCCACCCTCCCTCCTACTCTTGTAGCCTGGGAGCCTCCTCCTCCATCCATCTTCAAGCTCAACTTTGACGGTTCTCTTCGTGGTTCTGCTGCTGCTACGGGTATAATAATTCGCAATCATCATGGCTCTCTTCTTCAAGCTAAAGCTCTCAACCTAGGACACCCCTCAATCCTCTTTGGGGAAGCTTCAACTTTGCATCAAGGCCTCATCTTAGCCACCCAGCTGGATATTCGAGACATAATTGTGGAAGGCGAGAATTTGCAAGTTATCAATGCTATCAAGATCCTTTGGTCGGTCCCATGGAAAATAGCCAACATTATTGAAGACTCGAAGATCCTACTCAAAGTTCAACTCAGTTCAAATTCGTCATGTTTTGAGGAAAGCAAATCGAGCAGCTGA